One Spea bombifrons isolate aSpeBom1 chromosome 1, aSpeBom1.2.pri, whole genome shotgun sequence DNA window includes the following coding sequences:
- the LOC128471388 gene encoding uncharacterized protein LOC128471388 produces the protein MGTSPAVLFLVTALFLWLSIPVPGECKVYYACGAVLDSTENGLILSPGFPNNYLSGFHCVWQFFIPAGSRLQIETLDFDVFESPSDKEDQLSSMSSDITSVTAYKKVDMDAVRTESSLPFSSDSVTIHTTTEPFGYPSEVNRQVIVSRKSRDKNDKGEEPLLILQGFSAEKNILNQGTTRKETFPIASKSDDNLLKDSNKSVYPLTGGTLENNEGVTSSSPIMDIGTVPYTPQPQLVDVCPDDVLYISDLTRFSMRFCGSNSPLNKMLAFGSPVEMTEVIMELITTTNHGRGFAMLFSYQNQTAVTAMGVHESKGKEDIMLLAVMSATISFALVLLLVFCLSYR, from the exons ATGGGGACATCTCCAGCAGTATTGTTCCTTGTGACAGCATTATTTCTTTGGCTATCAATACCAGTGCCTGGAGAATGCAAG gtataTTATGCATGCGGAGCTGTCCTGGACTCTACTGAAAATGGACTTATCCTGTCACCGGGCTTCCCCAATAACTACCTCTCTGGATTTCATTGTGTATGGCAATTTTTTATTCCAGCAGGATCTCGCTTGCAGATTGAAACTCTGGATTTTGATGTTTTTGAGAGTCCAAGTGATAAAGAAGATCAGCTTAGTTCTATGTCTTCAGACATCACCAGTGTTACTGCTTATAAGAAAGTAGATATGGATGCTGTTCGCACAGAATCATCTTTGCCATTCAGCTCTGACAGTGTAACCATTCATACTACTACAGAACCTTTTGGTTACCCAAGTGAGGTCAACAGGCAAGTCATTGTCTCAAGAAAGAGCAGGGATAAAAATGATAAGGGAGAGGAGCCATTATTAATCTTGCAAGGTTtctcagcagaaaaaaatattcttaatcAAGGAACAACTCGGAAAGAAACGTTTCCTATAGCATCAAAGAGTGATGATAACCTTTTAAAAGATTCCAACAAATCTGTGTATCCGTTGACAGGAGGAACTTTGGAAAACAATGAAGGTGTAACCTCATCCTCCCCAATAATGGATATTGGCACTGTCCCCTATACTCCCCAACCTCAGCTGGTTGATGTGTGCCCCGATGATGTACTGTACATCTCCGACCTTACTAGGTTCTCAATGCGTTTCTGCGGATCCAATTCTCCACTTAATAAAATGCTGGCCTTTGGATCTCCAGTGGAGATGACGGAGGTAATTATGGAGCTAATAACAACTACTAACCATGGCAGAGGCTTTGCAATGCTCTTCAGCTACCAGAATCAGACAGCAGTGACTGCTATGGGCGTCCACGAAAGTAAGGGCAAAGAAGATATAATGCTTCTAGCTGTGATGTCTGCCACCATTTCATTTGCTTTGGTTCTGCTGTTGGTGTTTTGCCTGTCTTACCGGTAA